One genomic region from Gammaproteobacteria bacterium encodes:
- a CDS encoding dihydrolipoamide succinyltransferase, whose translation MHEIKVPALAESVSEARLLAWHLQVGQPVRRGDNLVDLETDKVTLEIPAPADGVLAEILKQEGEAVNSQELIARLDDAGAGAAAAPPPAAPPPA comes from the coding sequence ATGCACGAGATCAAAGTCCCGGCGCTGGCCGAATCGGTGAGCGAGGCCCGGCTGCTGGCCTGGCATTTGCAGGTGGGCCAGCCGGTGCGCCGCGGGGACAACCTGGTGGACCTTGAGACGGACAAGGTCACCCTGGAGATCCCGGCGCCCGCCGACGGCGTGCTCGCCGAGATCCTGAAGCAGGAGGGCGAGGCGGTGAACAGCCAGGAACTCATCGCCCGGCTCGACGACGCCGGCGCCGGCGCCGCCGCCGCGCCGCCGCCTGCCGCGCCGCCGCCCGCTA